The following coding sequences are from one Nicotiana tomentosiformis chromosome 3, ASM39032v3, whole genome shotgun sequence window:
- the LOC104115980 gene encoding 17.8 kDa class I heat shock protein-like: protein MSLIPSFFGGRRSNIFDPFSLDLWDPFEGFPFSRTVANTPTSARETAAFASARIDWKETPESHVFKVDLPGIKKEEVKVEVEEGRVLQISGERSREEEENNDKWHRMERSSGKFLRRFRLPENTKMEEIKAAMENGVLTVTVPKMEEKKPEVKAIDISC from the coding sequence ATGTCTTTGATTCCAAGCTTCTTTGGTGGCCGCAGGAGCAACATCTTTGATCCATTCTCCCTCGACCTATGGGATCCTTTCGAGGGCTTCCCTTTCTCCCGCACAGTCGCCAACACTCCAACCTCTGCTCGTGAAACCGCTGCTTTCGCCAGCGCTCGAATTGATTGGAAAGAGACCCCAGAATCCCACGTCTTCAAGGTGGATCTTCCTGGAATTAAGAAAGAAGAGGTGAAGGTTGAGGTAGAAGAAGGAAGAGTTCTACAAATTAGTGGGGAGAGAAGCAGAGAGGAAGAGGAGAATAACGACAAATGGCACCGTATGGAGAGGAGCAGCGGCAAGTTCCTTAGGAGGTTTAGGCTGCCGGAAAATACCAAGATGGAGGAGATTAAAGCAGCAATGGAGAATGGAGTGCTCACTGTGACTGtaccaaaaatggaggaaaagaAACCTGAGGTGAAGGCCATTGACATCTCTTGTTAA